The window GGTGTCGGCACATTGATGGACCTGGCCCTCGTGCAGCTGGTCGGTGTCATCGTCGGCACCTACTCGTCGATCTACTTCGCGACCCCGCTGCTGGTCAGCCTCCGGGAACGCACCGAGGCGGTGCGCAAGCACAACCGGCGCGTGCACAACCGGCGTCAGACCGCGGCGGCCAAGGCCGCCGGCGTCGAGGTCGACGACGAGATCTCCGAGAGCGCCACGAAGTCGGAGGCCGTCGCCGCGGCGGTCGCGGCGCAGACGGCCCCGGCCGACAAGCCCGCCCCCGGGGCGCGTCCGGTGCGGCCCACCAGCAGCCGGACCGGGCGGCCGTCGGGTAAGCGCACGCCCCGGAACCGGTAACCGATGGCAGGCCGTTGGCGTGCGCTGACCGCGGTGCTCGCGGTGGTGGGCGGACTCGGGCTCACCTCCTGCGGCGAGGCCACCGCCGACTCCGTCGACTACGCCGTGGACGGAGTGCTGACCAGCTACAACACCAACACGGTCGTGGGCGCCGCCTCGGCAGGGCCGCAGGCGTTCGCGCGGGTGCTCACCGGCTTCAGCTACCACGGGCCCGAGGGCCAGATCGTCGGTGACCACGACTTCGGCACGATCTCGGTGGTCGGGCGGACCCCGCTGATCCTCGACTATGAGATCAAGCCGGAAGCGGTCTACTCCGACGGCAAACCCATCACCTGCGATGACATGGTGCTCGCGTGGGCGTCGCAGTCCGGCCGGTTCCCGGCGTTCGACGCGGCCAGCCGTTCGGGCTACGCCGACATCGCCGCGATCGAATGCGCGCCGGGACAGAAGAAGGCCCGGGTGTCGTTCGCGCCGGAGCGGGCGTTCACCGACTACGGGCAGTTGTTCACGGCGACGTCGATGATGCCGTCCCATGTCGTCGGCGACGTGCTCGGGCTCGGAGACGGTGCCGTCACGACCGCGCTGCTGAACAACGACATCCCGGCCGCCGAGCGCATCGCGCAGGTGTGGAACACGACCTGGAACCTCGGTCCGGATCTGGACCTCAAGAAGTTCCCGTCGTCGGGCCCCTACAAGCTCGACTCCGTCACCGCCGACGGCGCCGTGGTGCTGGTCGCCAACGACAAGTGGTGGGGCGCCAAGCCGGTCACCGACCGTGTCACCGTCTGGCCCCGCAGCCCCGACATCCAGGACCGCGTCAACGAGGGCGCCTACGACGTCGTCGACATCGCCGCCGGCTCCTCGGGCACCCTGAACGTGCCCGACGACTACGTCCGCACGGACGCCCCGTCGGCGGGCATCGAGCAGCTGATCTTCGCGCCCGAGGGAGCGTTGGCGGCCGTGCCCGCCCGGCGCGCGCTGGCGTTCTGCACCCCGCGCGACGTGATCGCCCGCAACGCCGAGGTTCCCGTGGTCAACGCCCGCCTCACCACCGCCACCGCCACCGAGGACGCCATCGGGTCGGCCGAGCTGACGCCGCAGATCAACGAGTTCGCGGTGGCCAATCCCGACGCTGCGCGCCAGGCGCTCGGCAACACACCGCTGACCGTGCGCATCGGCTATCAGACGCCGAACGCCCGGCTGGCGGCGACGGTCGGCACCATCGCGAAGGCCTGCGCCCCGGCCGGTATCACCGTGCAGGACGCGGCGAATGCCGACACCGGGCCGACGGCGTTGCGGGACAATCAGATCGACGTGTTGATCGCGAGCACCGGGGGAGCGGCGGGCAGCGGGTCGTCGGGCTCGTCGGCGGTGGACGCCTACACGCTGCACAGCGGCAACGGCAACAACCTGCCCCGCTACGCCAACGGGCGCATCGACGCGATCATCTCCACGCTGGCGGTGACCACCGACCCCAAGGAGTTCGCCCGGCTCCTCGGCGAGGCCGGCCCGATCCTCTGGGCGGATATGCCGACGCTGCCGCTGTACCGTCAGCAGCGGACGCTGCTCACCTCGACCAAG is drawn from Mycolicibacterium gilvum and contains these coding sequences:
- a CDS encoding ABC transporter substrate-binding protein, translating into MAGRWRALTAVLAVVGGLGLTSCGEATADSVDYAVDGVLTSYNTNTVVGAASAGPQAFARVLTGFSYHGPEGQIVGDHDFGTISVVGRTPLILDYEIKPEAVYSDGKPITCDDMVLAWASQSGRFPAFDAASRSGYADIAAIECAPGQKKARVSFAPERAFTDYGQLFTATSMMPSHVVGDVLGLGDGAVTTALLNNDIPAAERIAQVWNTTWNLGPDLDLKKFPSSGPYKLDSVTADGAVVLVANDKWWGAKPVTDRVTVWPRSPDIQDRVNEGAYDVVDIAAGSSGTLNVPDDYVRTDAPSAGIEQLIFAPEGALAAVPARRALAFCTPRDVIARNAEVPVVNARLTTATATEDAIGSAELTPQINEFAVANPDAARQALGNTPLTVRIGYQTPNARLAATVGTIAKACAPAGITVQDAANADTGPTALRDNQIDVLIASTGGAAGSGSSGSSAVDAYTLHSGNGNNLPRYANGRIDAIISTLAVTTDPKEFARLLGEAGPILWADMPTLPLYRQQRTLLTSTKMSAVIGNPTRWGAGWNMDRWKLSR